The genomic stretch TATTGGCGCACGGAGACGAGTGATGGAGAAGGACTCGCGCAAGATCGTCCAGCGCCTGAAGGCCGAGGGATATGAACTTGTCTCGGTGTCCGGCTCCCATCACAAGCTGCGGAAAGGCG from Peteryoungia desertarenae encodes the following:
- a CDS encoding type II toxin-antitoxin system HicA family toxin, translated to MEKDSRKIVQRLKAEGYELVSVSGSHHKLRKGGKTIIVPHPKKDLPLGTARAIAKQAGWI